One genomic window of Helicobacter canis includes the following:
- a CDS encoding O-antigen ligase family protein, translating into MIKNWRSYCLLLCIGLVLAALSVLPLSHSLVPIKSSFAINLLYVASGVFVLAFWRDFAALRIHFWLLGAFALVLALGALSSLYSANSYESLQNVRRLAFDGLFMVIVYLALKKVDSKGFLLFFLLWLAVVFIQPVATIVDFAIDYANGDISVNTRATGFGNDQPLVYSFILLLAAALSIAMIWLTRGKARFYSVALFSIALLAILANNSRLVFVAVFVALLLPFLLFGFAYKKWILGFVGVLAIGFVAVVYVASAQWNERYNFHKMANNLSYVLSFEPAAMGRFDRACAVEVIFYNNAFDFTKPLAFHAYNHDSLFFTKYSAIPALIKEFGTLESSADFTIKGAYLRASRFYGWLLCSRFSFPKDESFSWEHSSLARLSMGKSAWQAIWQNPLRPNGFGFLGYVDNLEQIFPRDSLHHSYVLSLADRPKGYPHPHNQLLSLAFELSILGLLAIGGFCYMVFFRDMRQLVAKVQESSPCGQTQSLAQKSYGIVFIGGVVFIVALSVAMIFDCLLWRWNTTYLFLLFGIVLAAKDGLLGKIGYNTRI; encoded by the coding sequence ATGATAAAAAATTGGCGATCTTACTGTTTGCTGCTTTGTATAGGGCTTGTGCTAGCTGCCTTAAGCGTGCTGCCGCTCTCCCATAGTCTTGTCCCTATCAAAAGCTCCTTTGCTATCAATCTTTTGTATGTGGCAAGCGGAGTGTTTGTGCTGGCATTTTGGCGTGATTTTGCCGCGCTTAGAATCCACTTTTGGCTCCTTGGGGCTTTTGCGCTTGTGCTAGCACTTGGCGCACTCTCAAGCCTATATAGCGCAAATAGCTATGAATCATTGCAGAATGTCCGCAGGCTGGCGTTTGATGGGCTATTTATGGTGATAGTCTATCTCGCGCTTAAAAAAGTGGATTCTAAAGGGTTTTTGCTCTTTTTCTTGCTATGGCTTGCGGTGGTGTTTATCCAGCCTGTGGCTACGATTGTGGATTTTGCCATAGACTATGCTAATGGCGATATTTCTGTCAATACTCGCGCCACAGGCTTTGGCAATGACCAGCCCCTTGTGTATAGCTTTATTTTGCTGCTTGCTGCGGCACTCTCTATCGCTATGATTTGGCTCACTCGTGGCAAAGCTCGTTTCTATAGCGTGGCTTTGTTTAGTATCGCGCTATTGGCGATTTTGGCGAATAATTCTAGGCTTGTCTTTGTGGCGGTGTTTGTGGCTCTTTTGCTGCCGTTTTTGCTCTTTGGTTTCGCGTATAAAAAGTGGATTCTAGGATTTGTGGGGGTGCTTGCGATAGGCTTTGTCGCGGTGGTGTATGTGGCTAGTGCGCAGTGGAATGAGCGATATAACTTCCACAAAATGGCAAATAATCTCTCCTATGTCCTTAGCTTTGAGCCAGCAGCTATGGGGCGATTTGATAGAGCGTGCGCTGTGGAAGTGATTTTCTACAACAACGCCTTTGACTTTACTAAGCCCCTTGCATTTCACGCTTATAATCACGACTCGCTCTTTTTTACCAAGTATTCTGCTATCCCTGCGCTTATCAAGGAGTTTGGCACGCTAGAATCTAGCGCAGACTTTACGATTAAAGGAGCGTATTTGCGTGCATCTAGATTCTATGGCTGGCTGCTTTGCTCGCGCTTCTCTTTCCCCAAAGATGAGAGCTTTTCGTGGGAGCATAGCTCACTAGCACGGCTCTCTATGGGCAAGTCTGCTTGGCAGGCGATATGGCAGAATCCTTTGCGCCCTAATGGCTTTGGCTTTTTGGGCTATGTGGATAATCTAGAGCAGATTTTCCCTAGAGATTCTTTGCACCATAGCTATGTGCTTTCACTCGCCGATCGCCCCAAAGGCTACCCACACCCGCATAATCAGCTTTTATCGCTTGCTTTTGAGCTATCTATCTTGGGGCTACTAGCGATTGGGGGCTTTTGCTATATGGTGTTTTTCCGCGATATGCGACAGCTTGTGGCAAAGGTGCAAGAATCTAGCCCCTGTGGTCAAACACAATCCCTAGCGCAAAAAAGCTATGGGATCGTGTTTATCGGTGGGGTGGTGTTTATCGTGGCACTTAGTGTGGCGATGATTTTTGACTGCTTGCTATGGCGGTGGAATACGACTTATTTGTTTCTACTATTTGGGATCGTGCTAGCAGCCAAAGATGGGCTATTAGGCAAGATCGGTTACAATACTAGAATCTAA
- a CDS encoding SPFH domain-containing protein yields the protein MLIFAGVVLVLCVVVLAFGIKIISQTDIAIVERLGRFHRVLDGGFHFIIPIIDRLSAVVSAREQMIDIGRQQVITKDNVNINIDGIVFLKVFDAKSAVYSVNDYKQAIANLATTTLRGEIGRINLDDSLSSRDRLNAALQVALGDAANNWGVKIMRVEISEISVPKDIENAMNLQMKAEREKRAIELKAQAEKEALIRNAEALKQEKVLQAEAIERMADAKKYEQIALAQGQSDAMELIANQMSKNAQAAEFLLTKERIVAFTELSKNPSKDKVIIPYETSEFIGGLSVISEFLGKGKKA from the coding sequence ATGCTTATTTTTGCTGGTGTGGTGCTTGTGCTATGCGTTGTGGTGCTAGCATTTGGGATAAAGATTATTTCACAGACAGATATTGCCATTGTGGAGCGGCTGGGGAGATTCCATAGGGTGCTTGATGGTGGGTTTCACTTCATTATCCCCATCATTGATAGGCTAAGTGCGGTGGTGAGTGCTAGGGAGCAGATGATAGACATCGGGCGGCAGCAGGTGATCACTAAAGATAATGTCAATATCAATATTGATGGGATTGTGTTTTTAAAGGTCTTTGACGCAAAATCCGCAGTATATAGTGTCAATGATTATAAACAAGCCATTGCAAACCTTGCTACCACGACACTTCGCGGTGAGATAGGGCGGATAAATTTAGATGACTCTCTCTCATCTCGCGATAGGCTTAATGCCGCCTTGCAAGTAGCATTAGGCGATGCGGCAAATAACTGGGGGGTGAAGATTATGCGCGTGGAGATTAGCGAAATCTCTGTGCCAAAGGATATAGAAAATGCGATGAATCTGCAGATGAAGGCAGAGAGAGAAAAGCGTGCCATTGAGCTAAAAGCACAAGCGGAGAAAGAAGCTCTAATCCGCAACGCCGAAGCCCTAAAGCAAGAAAAGGTTTTGCAAGCTGAAGCTATTGAGCGAATGGCAGATGCCAAAAAATATGAGCAAATCGCCCTAGCACAAGGACAGAGCGATGCGATGGAGCTTATCGCTAATCAAATGAGCAAAAACGCCCAAGCAGCGGAGTTTCTGCTGACAAAAGAGCGGATTGTGGCTTTCACAGAGCTAAGTAAGAATCCAAGCAAGGATAAGGTGATTATCCCCTATGAGACGAGTGAATTTATCGGTGGGCTTAGTGTGATAAGTGAGTTTCTAGGCAAGGGCAAAAAGGCGTAG
- a CDS encoding NfeD family protein, giving the protein MSALMLLGLGLGCIVAEIFFGSFFLLFIGMGLCITAGIEAFIGFGNIAGGSVESVYMWQALSICLFSLLCLVLLRKPIKSWFKGSQVYEDSLQNGGVGKIQQGMVYFKGTLWAYQLESLESSDSKSAVDSMALRDGDRVEILSIEKGKAIIKPLS; this is encoded by the coding sequence ATGTCGGCACTTATGCTTTTGGGGTTGGGGCTTGGCTGTATCGTGGCGGAAATATTTTTTGGCTCGTTTTTCTTGCTTTTTATCGGTATGGGGCTATGCATCACAGCTGGGATTGAAGCGTTCATAGGCTTTGGCAACATTGCAGGTGGCAGCGTGGAGAGTGTGTATATGTGGCAGGCATTAAGTATTTGTCTTTTTTCTCTACTCTGCCTTGTTTTGCTAAGAAAGCCCATAAAATCGTGGTTTAAAGGCTCTCAAGTCTATGAAGACTCCTTACAAAATGGCGGTGTGGGGAAGATACAGCAAGGAATGGTGTATTTCAAAGGCACGCTATGGGCATATCAGCTAGAGAGCCTAGAATCTAGCGACTCCAAGTCGGCTGTAGATTCTATGGCTTTACGCGATGGTGATAGAGTAGAGATTTTGTCCATAGAAAAAGGGAAAGCAATCATTAAGCCATTATCCTAG
- a CDS encoding class II fructose-bisphosphate aldolase: MLVNGNEILQKAHTEGYGVGAFNFVNFEMLNSIFMAANEAKSPIIVQASEGAIKYMGIDMVVGMAQTMAKRYPHIPVALHLDHGTSFESCKKAVDAGFTSVMIDASHHPFKENLEMTKEVVQYAHSKGVSVEAELGRLMGIEDNISVDEKDAVLINPDEAEEFVKATKVDYLAPAIGTSHGAFKFKGEPKLDFDRLQEVKRRTNIPLVLHGASAIPDYVREAFLATGGDLKGSKGVPFAFLQEAVKGGINKVNIDTDLRIAFIAEVRKVANADNTQFDLRKFFAPAMESITKVMVERMGILGSAGKI, encoded by the coding sequence ATGCTAGTCAATGGTAATGAGATCTTGCAGAAGGCACATACAGAGGGCTATGGTGTCGGGGCGTTTAACTTTGTGAATTTTGAAATGCTAAATTCCATTTTTATGGCGGCAAATGAGGCAAAATCCCCCATCATCGTTCAGGCAAGTGAAGGGGCGATTAAATATATGGGGATTGATATGGTTGTAGGTATGGCACAGACTATGGCTAAACGCTATCCACATATCCCTGTGGCATTGCACCTTGATCACGGCACAAGCTTTGAATCGTGCAAAAAGGCAGTAGATGCGGGATTTACCTCTGTGATGATTGATGCCTCTCACCACCCTTTTAAAGAAAATTTAGAAATGACCAAAGAAGTCGTGCAATACGCCCATAGCAAAGGGGTTAGCGTAGAAGCGGAGCTTGGGCGGCTTATGGGGATTGAGGATAATATTTCTGTCGATGAAAAGGACGCGGTGCTGATTAACCCTGATGAGGCAGAAGAGTTTGTCAAAGCTACAAAGGTGGATTACCTAGCCCCAGCTATTGGCACAAGCCACGGGGCATTTAAGTTTAAAGGTGAGCCAAAGCTGGATTTTGACCGCTTGCAAGAAGTGAAAAGACGCACCAATATCCCGCTAGTCCTGCACGGCGCAAGCGCGATCCCTGATTATGTGAGGGAGGCATTTTTAGCCACAGGTGGGGATTTGAAGGGGAGCAAGGGCGTGCCATTTGCATTTTTACAAGAAGCAGTCAAGGGCGGGATCAACAAAGTCAATATCGACACGGACTTGCGGATCGCCTTTATCGCCGAAGTGCGCAAAGTGGCAAATGCGGATAATACGCAGTTTGACCTACGCAAATTCTTCGCCCCTGCAATGGAATCTATCACAAAAGTTATGGTAGAGAGAATGGGCATTTTGGGCAGTGCTGGGAAGATATAG
- a CDS encoding peptidyl-prolyl cis-trans isomerase — translation MKRDSYSILKRGLIATTLICSFSLSIAGAKVLATVDGTQITEEVFDEIKAQNPGFEFSKLPKNQQKELLDQAINNVLIAKEAKRAKIDTTPEFTQAFDKITQNIKDRLLVQAWAQKQVQEIASKGSATEADAKAYYDSHKAEFKKPNVRARHIVVKTEAEAQKIIDELNKAPKSKVESTFITLANTRTIDPGNKQAQNGGDLGAFEKEHMVKPFSDAAFAMSPGTYSKAPVKTDFGYHVIYVIDKASEYAFDSIKQPLINMLNEKKVSETMKSKVDSLRAKAKIQISN, via the coding sequence ATGAAACGAGATTCTTACAGCATACTTAAACGAGGTCTAATTGCCACGACACTTATCTGCTCTTTTAGCCTAAGCATAGCAGGGGCTAAGGTGCTTGCCACCGTTGATGGCACACAAATCACAGAAGAAGTGTTTGATGAGATTAAGGCGCAAAATCCGGGCTTTGAGTTTAGCAAGCTCCCTAAAAACCAGCAAAAAGAGCTACTAGACCAAGCGATCAACAATGTCCTAATCGCCAAAGAAGCCAAGCGTGCCAAAATCGACACCACGCCAGAATTCACGCAAGCCTTTGATAAAATCACGCAAAATATCAAAGATCGCTTGCTAGTCCAAGCGTGGGCGCAGAAGCAAGTCCAAGAAATCGCCTCTAAAGGCTCTGCCACAGAAGCTGATGCAAAAGCCTATTACGACTCCCATAAGGCTGAGTTTAAAAAGCCCAATGTCCGCGCACGCCACATTGTCGTAAAGACAGAAGCAGAAGCGCAAAAGATCATCGATGAGCTAAATAAAGCCCCTAAAAGCAAAGTAGAATCCACTTTCATCACACTTGCCAATACACGCACCATCGATCCGGGCAATAAGCAAGCCCAAAATGGCGGGGATTTGGGTGCGTTTGAAAAAGAGCATATGGTAAAGCCATTTTCTGATGCGGCATTTGCGATGAGTCCCGGGACTTACTCTAAAGCCCCTGTGAAGACAGACTTTGGCTATCATGTAATCTATGTCATTGATAAAGCAAGTGAATATGCCTTTGACTCTATCAAGCAGCCACTTATCAATATGCTTAATGAAAAAAAGGTCTCTGAAACAATGAAAAGCAAGGTCGATAGCCTACGCGCAAAAGCCAAAATCCAAATCTCTAACTAA
- a CDS encoding aspartate aminotransferase family protein — protein sequence MARKDSKQKVDSRKNAQSLTTPQAAGFCDDFGGCQGGGEGIYLSGNEQAPAAESPKSAQKPTPDDSAILQVYSRLPIIFNKGQGVYLYDTQGREYLDFGAGIAVNALGYGNTAFNTALKEQIDKLLHISNLYYNLPAIEAATKLAKASGLDRVFFTNSGAEACEGALKVAKKYAYEKGIKSPQIIAMKDSFHGRTLGALSVTGNSAYQKPFKPLLSGVKFARFNDIASVERLITPKTCAIMLETIQGEGGVTPASKEFLHAMRKLCDRHDMLLILDEIQCGMGRSGSMFAYEQYGIMPDIITTAKALGCGVPVGAFVLSQKVADLSLKPGDHGSTYGGNPFVCAAVSKVFDIFEELQLVQRVIKLTPSLTQVLQELCDRYDFLHSVRGKGFLQGVQIDPKSKIQAKHIVQLAIEEGLIILSASHNVLRFAPPLIITQEHIELMRQRLTRALDRVS from the coding sequence ATGGCAAGGAAAGATTCTAAACAAAAAGTGGATTCTAGGAAAAACGCTCAAAGTTTAACCACGCCGCAGGCGGCAGGATTTTGCGATGATTTTGGGGGTTGTCAAGGCGGGGGCGAAGGGATTTACCTAAGCGGTAATGAGCAAGCCCCCGCCGCAGAATCCCCCAAAAGCGCGCAAAAGCCAACGCCAGATGACAGCGCGATTTTGCAGGTCTATTCCCGCTTGCCTATCATCTTTAACAAAGGACAGGGAGTATATCTCTATGACACGCAGGGCAGAGAGTATTTAGACTTTGGGGCGGGTATCGCTGTCAATGCCCTAGGCTATGGCAACACCGCTTTCAACACCGCGCTAAAAGAGCAGATCGATAAGCTTTTGCACATTTCTAATCTCTACTACAATCTCCCGGCAATAGAGGCTGCTACAAAGCTTGCTAAAGCTAGTGGGCTAGATCGGGTGTTTTTCACCAATAGTGGGGCAGAGGCGTGCGAGGGCGCACTCAAAGTCGCCAAGAAATACGCCTATGAAAAGGGCATAAAATCCCCCCAAATCATCGCTATGAAAGATTCTTTCCACGGGCGCACGCTTGGCGCGCTATCAGTTACAGGCAATAGCGCGTATCAAAAGCCCTTTAAACCGCTGCTCTCTGGCGTGAAATTCGCCCGCTTTAATGACATAGCAAGTGTAGAGCGGCTTATCACGCCAAAGACCTGTGCCATTATGCTAGAAACCATACAGGGTGAAGGCGGGGTAACGCCTGCTAGCAAGGAGTTTTTACACGCTATGCGCAAGCTTTGTGATAGGCACGATATGCTGCTAATCCTTGATGAAATCCAATGCGGTATGGGCAGAAGTGGAAGTATGTTTGCCTATGAGCAGTATGGGATAATGCCTGATATTATCACCACGGCGAAAGCCCTTGGCTGTGGTGTGCCTGTGGGGGCATTTGTGCTATCACAAAAAGTCGCTGACCTCTCACTAAAGCCCGGGGATCACGGCAGCACCTATGGGGGCAATCCATTTGTATGCGCGGCAGTGAGCAAGGTGTTTGATATATTTGAAGAGCTGCAATTAGTGCAAAGAGTGATTAAGCTTACACCTAGTCTCACACAAGTGCTACAAGAGCTATGCGATCGCTATGATTTTTTACACAGCGTGCGGGGTAAAGGGTTTTTGCAAGGTGTCCAGATTGATCCAAAAAGCAAAATCCAAGCAAAGCACATAGTCCAGCTTGCCATAGAAGAGGGGCTAATAATCCTTAGCGCATCGCATAATGTCCTGCGCTTCGCCCCGCCGCTTATCATCACGCAAGAGCATATAGAGCTAATGCGCCAGAGACTCACACGCGCACTTGATAGAGTGAGCTAG
- the argB gene encoding acetylglutamate kinase, producing the protein MQELQSKAKTLIEALPYIQRFSGKIILIKYGGSAMEDESLKKSVVQDIALLKSIGFKPIIIHGGGKEISKWVGKMGGEARFEQGLRVTDEGTLEIAQMVLNRINKDLVGYMASYGVKAVGISGKDGNTFCAQKKLANGVDIGFVGEVQAVDTALILGLLDNGFVPVICPIGMDTNAQDYNINADDAAYALAIALKAEKLVFLSDIEGIYRDFDDKASLITILPTSKAKELLQGGGISGGMLPKLQNCIKAVESGVSRVHIIDGRIKHCLLLEFFTDEGIGTAILRD; encoded by the coding sequence ATGCAAGAGTTACAAAGCAAAGCAAAAACACTCATCGAAGCCCTCCCCTATATCCAACGCTTTAGTGGCAAGATCATTCTCATCAAATATGGCGGTAGTGCTATGGAAGATGAGAGCTTGAAAAAAAGCGTAGTGCAGGACATAGCCCTACTAAAAAGCATAGGCTTTAAGCCTATCATTATCCACGGAGGTGGCAAGGAGATCAGCAAGTGGGTGGGCAAAATGGGCGGGGAAGCGCGCTTTGAGCAGGGGCTACGCGTAACCGATGAAGGCACGCTAGAAATCGCCCAAATGGTGCTAAATCGTATCAACAAAGACCTTGTAGGCTATATGGCAAGCTATGGTGTGAAGGCAGTGGGGATAAGCGGCAAAGATGGCAATACTTTTTGCGCGCAAAAAAAGCTCGCAAATGGCGTGGATATAGGGTTTGTAGGCGAGGTGCAGGCGGTGGATACAGCCTTGATTTTAGGGCTACTTGATAATGGCTTTGTGCCGGTGATTTGCCCTATTGGTATGGATACAAATGCCCAAGATTATAATATCAACGCCGATGATGCCGCCTATGCGCTAGCTATCGCGCTAAAGGCAGAGAAGCTTGTCTTCCTTAGTGATATTGAGGGGATTTATCGTGATTTTGATGACAAAGCCTCGCTTATCACGATACTACCGACCTCAAAGGCTAAGGAGCTGCTGCAAGGCGGGGGCATTAGCGGTGGTATGCTGCCAAAGCTACAAAACTGCATAAAAGCCGTGGAGAGCGGTGTATCGCGCGTGCATATTATCGATGGGCGTATCAAGCACTGCTTATTGCTGGAGTTTTTTACCGATGAGGGTATAGGCACGGCGATTTTGCGCGATTGA
- the thrC gene encoding threonine synthase yields the protein MNPFTSTRNATSTPANFTQAILSPAADSKGLYTLATLPTIDFRALLDSSYNDLCKAIFTHLKIEIDSSVLDAALHCYASFDDPNNPAPITQRENAYFLELYHGPTRAFKDMALCPFGSLFSSLAAAHNQRYLILTATSGDTGPATLAALASKPNVKVICLYPDGGTSQVQGLQMQTASAPNLKTLGIVGDFDTAQSLLKSLLNSQDFTDKIAQKGYKLSAANSVNFGRIAFQIIYYIWGYLTLVRQGAMKWGEKLAVSVPSGNFGNALGAFLAKCMGLPLGQIIIASNQNNILTELITSGVYDIAGRSLSKSISPAMDILKSSNVERVLFYLYGDTRTKELQESLESTSRYALSGDELDKLQEHFCAWWGDDTKAREMIRTAFDKGYILDPHTALAYGAHCAINPSQKTLVCATAEWSKFAPSVVEAIFGKRVDDKQAIQIMLDAGASIGSGITELFSKPKLHTQVLEKEQVEGAILQWL from the coding sequence ATGAACCCCTTCACCTCCACTCGCAACGCCACCTCCACACCCGCCAATTTCACCCAAGCGATCCTATCCCCCGCTGCTGACTCTAAAGGGCTTTATACCCTAGCCACACTGCCTACAATCGACTTTCGCGCGCTGCTAGATTCTAGCTACAATGATCTATGCAAGGCGATTTTCACGCACTTAAAGATAGAGATAGATTCTAGCGTGCTAGATGCTGCCTTGCACTGCTATGCAAGCTTTGATGATCCTAATAACCCAGCCCCCATCACCCAGCGTGAAAATGCCTATTTCCTAGAGCTTTACCACGGACCTACTCGGGCGTTTAAGGATATGGCTCTATGCCCCTTTGGCTCTCTGTTTAGCTCTCTAGCAGCCGCGCATAATCAACGCTATCTAATCCTAACTGCCACCAGCGGCGACACAGGACCTGCCACGCTTGCCGCCCTTGCCTCTAAGCCCAATGTCAAAGTGATCTGTCTCTATCCAGATGGCGGCACAAGCCAAGTGCAAGGCTTGCAAATGCAAACAGCCTCCGCGCCCAATCTCAAAACCTTAGGCATTGTAGGCGACTTTGACACCGCGCAAAGCCTGCTAAAATCCCTACTAAACAGCCAAGACTTCACCGATAAAATCGCGCAAAAGGGCTACAAACTCTCCGCGGCAAACTCTGTGAATTTTGGGCGAATCGCTTTCCAAATCATCTACTATATATGGGGCTATCTCACGCTTGTGCGACAAGGGGCGATGAAGTGGGGGGAGAAGCTAGCAGTGAGCGTGCCTAGTGGGAACTTCGGCAATGCTTTGGGGGCGTTTTTGGCTAAGTGTATGGGGCTGCCGCTAGGGCAGATCATCATCGCTAGTAATCAAAACAATATCCTTACAGAGCTTATAACAAGCGGCGTGTATGACATCGCAGGTAGGTCCTTATCTAAGAGCATTTCACCTGCTATGGATATACTAAAAAGCTCCAATGTCGAGCGCGTGCTTTTCTACCTCTATGGCGATACGCGCACCAAAGAGCTGCAAGAGTCCCTAGAATCCACTTCGCGCTATGCCCTAAGCGGCGATGAGCTAGACAAGCTGCAAGAGCATTTTTGTGCGTGGTGGGGCGATGATACAAAAGCTAGAGAGATGATCCGCACAGCTTTTGACAAAGGCTATATCCTAGATCCGCACACTGCCCTAGCATACGGGGCGCATTGTGCCATAAACCCTAGTCAAAAGACGCTTGTCTGCGCTACGGCTGAGTGGAGTAAATTTGCCCCAAGTGTGGTGGAAGCGATCTTTGGTAAGAGAGTCGATGATAAGCAGGCGATACAGATAATGCTAGATGCTGGGGCGAGCATTGGCTCTGGGATCACAGAGCTTTTTAGCAAGCCGAAGCTTCACACACAAGTGCTAGAAAAAGAGCAGGTGGAAGGTGCGATTTTGCAGTGGCTGTGA
- a CDS encoding DUF262 domain-containing protein: MKNGNLREALQMGVFYIPNYQRDYAWGIEQLNDLWEDLQENVEIVRGKGQSDESGHFLGTIVIAPHGSYNAYDLIDGQQRMTTIFMLLYALLARGSRKRDYVEADDGKQTSRLQVIEKNQDFFTKLLGYAGSSHIPKELQDQAHTKGQQNLCEVFNAILSRVNLPSEEVNLYIDTLLAMQLIVFRESNAGQAIRTFQSVNDRGVPLKTFDKLKSLLIYYSNRYCDARLDDKINDLFGEIFEYSARIESHKHSSVVGGTNFKEAEMLRHHLGSYPTLSLKGSAMGPRVTTEMTYKIIKDYLAHCKKDPQALGEFIDHYVMDLRDFFKTFVEILDQIDTNEVLFECLYLENLHPRLYPTLVRLYMQPAIANTEELVELITRADFVLSKLFRTESVYDINAVIRDGGLIRDNGARSITKQELLKEIQKICIKTGKNLPSHIEGFVQSAFNTDSKAGYHYVFLKHTCPNLTIGDLLGLVTTSQGNFDLGNALGIEHICPQSWGDKGEWRGYGFSDRGEFDGLKHSYGNLLTLEKSLNSEAGDKSPEQKQAAYGRSHIPYTKGFGSQVDKFDKEVIKKRNEEARDFLKEFFKDFIG, encoded by the coding sequence ATGAAAAACGGAAATCTAAGAGAAGCATTACAAATGGGGGTGTTTTATATCCCAAACTATCAGCGCGACTATGCGTGGGGGATCGAGCAGCTTAACGATCTCTGGGAAGATTTGCAAGAAAATGTAGAGATTGTTAGAGGCAAAGGACAAAGCGATGAAAGCGGGCATTTCTTGGGCACGATTGTCATCGCCCCGCACGGATCGTATAATGCTTACGATCTAATCGATGGGCAGCAGCGAATGACTACGATATTTATGCTGCTTTACGCGCTTTTGGCAAGAGGCAGCAGAAAAAGAGACTATGTAGAAGCAGATGATGGGAAGCAAACCTCTAGACTCCAAGTCATTGAGAAAAACCAAGACTTTTTCACCAAGCTTTTAGGCTATGCTGGTAGCTCGCATATCCCAAAAGAGCTACAAGACCAAGCCCACACAAAAGGGCAGCAAAATCTCTGTGAAGTGTTTAATGCGATTTTAAGTCGTGTAAATCTGCCAAGTGAAGAGGTCAATCTCTATATCGATACTTTGCTAGCGATGCAGCTAATTGTGTTTAGAGAGAGTAACGCTGGGCAGGCTATCCGCACATTTCAAAGTGTCAATGATCGCGGTGTGCCGCTAAAGACATTTGACAAGCTTAAATCCCTGCTAATCTACTACTCCAATCGCTATTGTGATGCAAGGCTTGATGATAAGATCAATGATCTCTTTGGCGAGATTTTTGAGTATTCTGCGCGTATAGAGAGCCATAAGCATAGCTCGGTAGTAGGGGGGACAAATTTCAAAGAAGCTGAAATGCTGCGCCACCACTTAGGCAGCTACCCCACTTTGTCTCTCAAAGGCTCGGCGATGGGTCCTAGAGTTACCACAGAGATGACTTATAAAATCATTAAAGATTATCTAGCACACTGCAAAAAAGATCCGCAGGCTTTAGGGGAGTTTATCGATCATTATGTGATGGATTTGCGCGACTTTTTTAAGACATTTGTAGAGATTTTAGACCAAATCGATACAAACGAGGTGCTTTTTGAGTGCCTTTATTTGGAGAATCTACACCCGCGCCTTTACCCCACGCTTGTGCGCCTCTATATGCAGCCTGCAATCGCCAATACAGAGGAGCTAGTAGAGCTTATCACTAGGGCAGACTTCGTGCTATCCAAGCTTTTCCGCACTGAATCAGTCTATGACATCAATGCGGTGATACGCGATGGCGGATTGATACGAGATAATGGAGCTAGAAGTATAACTAAGCAAGAATTGCTAAAAGAGATACAAAAAATCTGTATAAAAACAGGCAAAAACTTGCCAAGTCATATTGAAGGGTTTGTGCAAAGCGCGTTTAACACCGATAGCAAAGCTGGCTACCACTATGTGTTTCTCAAGCACACTTGCCCCAATTTGACGATAGGGGATTTGCTAGGGCTTGTTACAACTTCTCAAGGGAATTTTGACCTAGGCAATGCACTAGGTATCGAGCATATATGCCCGCAAAGCTGGGGTGATAAGGGAGAGTGGAGGGGCTATGGCTTTAGCGATAGGGGGGAATTTGATGGGCTTAAGCACTCGTATGGGAATCTACTCACCCTAGAAAAGAGTCTAAATAGTGAAGCAGGCGATAAATCCCCAGAGCAAAAGCAAGCTGCGTATGGAAGATCTCATATCCCCTATACTAAAGGATTTGGCAGCCAAGTGGATAAGTTTGACAAAGAAGTGATAAAAAAGCGCAATGAAGAAGCGCGAGATTTTCTCAAAGAATTTTTCAAAGACTTTATAGGCTAG